A single Pedobacter sp. PACM 27299 DNA region contains:
- a CDS encoding TetR/AcrR family transcriptional regulator — protein sequence MVKKEPTEAIKSRLLTERKLIDAVGAIIKAKGYRALGVNEIAREAKVSKKLIYRYFENVDRLIETYVIEKDYWLSHKKHISSDIEGINKKSALIDTISSLLEKQFEYFWNEEEMQKIILWEISERTILLDSVCKVRAEQGDVLLEMSDPYFKNSPVSLRGVSALLVSGIYYMVLHAKKNDSTICGLDINSEAGRAEVKKSIKHIIEWAFQAGKIKNKTI from the coding sequence ATGGTTAAAAAAGAACCCACAGAAGCCATTAAAAGCCGTTTATTAACGGAACGTAAGCTGATAGATGCAGTTGGTGCGATTATTAAGGCTAAAGGCTACCGTGCATTGGGCGTGAACGAAATCGCCAGGGAGGCCAAGGTCAGTAAGAAACTGATTTATCGGTATTTTGAAAACGTAGACCGCCTGATTGAAACCTATGTAATTGAAAAAGATTACTGGTTGTCGCATAAAAAACACATTTCCAGCGACATTGAGGGTATCAATAAAAAAAGCGCCTTAATTGATACCATTTCCTCTCTTCTTGAAAAGCAGTTTGAGTATTTCTGGAATGAGGAAGAAATGCAGAAGATCATTTTGTGGGAAATCTCAGAAAGAACCATCTTGCTGGACAGCGTGTGTAAAGTAAGGGCAGAACAGGGAGATGTATTGCTGGAGATGTCGGATCCTTATTTCAAGAACTCTCCGGTGAGTTTGAGGGGGGTATCAGCGCTGCTGGTTTCTGGAATTTATTATATGGTACTTCATGCGAAGAAAAATGACAGCACCATCTGTGGATTGGATATTAATTCAGAAGCGGGAAGAGCGGAAGTGAAGAAATCCATTAAACATATTATTGAATGGGCATTTCAGGCAGGTAAAATTAAAAATAAGACTATTTAA
- a CDS encoding tRNA pseudouridine synthase A produces the protein MRYFVHIGYHGLHFNGWQKQPGVMNVQGVIENALTQILKTPIFINGCGRTDAHVHASQFFFHMDIEQPWDFDLMFRLNKLLPASIAVFDIIPMEGLPHARFDAVQRSYDYFMHTYKSPFLNGHSAYYLLPDLNFDQMKQAAALLPQYQDYRAFCTSPDKYEHTLCYVKSAELTVDSSGDRLRFQISSNRFLGKMIRIIMGQLLKIGKGELSVDEFEHHLISKETPRLITPAHPQGLYLSKVTYPYLNLPPRTTFSAILQPQFDTFK, from the coding sequence TTGAGGTATTTCGTACACATAGGCTACCATGGCCTTCATTTTAATGGATGGCAGAAACAACCCGGAGTGATGAATGTACAGGGCGTGATCGAAAATGCACTGACACAGATCCTGAAAACCCCAATATTTATCAATGGCTGTGGCCGTACCGATGCTCATGTTCATGCCAGTCAGTTCTTTTTTCACATGGATATAGAACAGCCATGGGATTTCGACCTGATGTTTCGATTAAATAAGTTGTTGCCAGCCAGTATTGCCGTTTTTGACATCATTCCAATGGAAGGCTTACCTCATGCCCGTTTTGATGCCGTACAGCGCAGCTATGATTATTTTATGCATACTTATAAAAGCCCTTTTCTTAACGGACATAGTGCCTACTACCTTTTACCTGATCTAAACTTTGATCAAATGAAACAGGCCGCAGCATTGCTGCCTCAATACCAGGATTACCGTGCTTTTTGCACTAGTCCGGATAAGTACGAGCATACGCTCTGTTATGTGAAATCGGCAGAATTGACCGTAGACAGCAGTGGAGATCGTTTACGCTTCCAAATCTCCTCTAATCGCTTTCTAGGCAAGATGATTCGGATCATCATGGGCCAATTGTTAAAAATCGGTAAAGGGGAATTGAGTGTGGATGAATTTGAGCATCATCTGATCAGTAAAGAAACACCTAGACTGATTACCCCTGCACATCCGCAAGGGCTGTATTTATCGAAGGTGACTTACCCTTATCTTAATCTGCCACCAAGAACGACTTTCTCGGCCATCCTGCAGCCGCAGTTCGATACTTTTAAATAG
- a CDS encoding beta-N-acetylhexosaminidase, with translation MKRLFLLVLSGMISAAGYSQGPLPATTTMTEPAISNLLPTEIAIIPEPVSVIKQAGHFILPENVTIHAPAIPELKQVTAFLQERLSVPTGRYVSVLSGHAGDHAQIRLILNDKQNPQLGNEGYQLTVKTSQILIRANKAAGLYYGAQSLIQLFPKEIESKEPVAAQTWSAPCVDITDYPRVGWRGLMLDVARHFFTKEEVKQYINTMVRYKYNILHLHLTDDEGWRIEIKGFPKLTEVGAWSVKKTGEFGNFIPPTPDEPRTYGGFYTQEDLKELIQYAQDRFVNIMPEIDVPGHSLAAIASYPELSCTSGAENYRVRSGERIMDWSRGAPPTALVDNTLCPANEKVYSFLDSVITQVAALFPFEYIHMGGDEAPFNFWQKSDAIKALMQKEGLKNMHQVQGYFEKRVQAIVESKGKKFMGWDEIMDGDLSPSAAVMSWRGVKNGADAAMKKHEVVMSPSTYAYLDYMQADQITEPRVYASLRLSKAYEFDPIPAGVDPKYIKGGQANLWTEQVTNIRQAEYMTWPRGMAIAESVWSPKEKKNWENFFGRVEQHFQRLDVAETKYAPSVYDPIFKVSRSADKQLIIELSTEITGLDIYYSFDNSFPDRFYPKYTEKLTPPKDATMLRVITYRGKQPIGRMMNMPIEELNKRARR, from the coding sequence ATGAAGAGATTATTTCTGTTGGTATTGAGTGGTATGATCAGCGCAGCTGGTTATAGCCAGGGGCCTCTACCAGCTACCACAACGATGACGGAGCCGGCAATATCAAACCTGCTTCCTACCGAAATTGCCATCATTCCAGAACCTGTTTCTGTGATTAAACAAGCTGGTCATTTCATCTTACCTGAAAATGTAACCATCCATGCCCCGGCAATCCCGGAATTGAAACAAGTAACTGCTTTCCTACAGGAAAGATTGTCTGTTCCTACCGGCAGATATGTCTCTGTACTGAGCGGCCATGCTGGAGATCATGCGCAAATCAGGTTAATCTTAAATGATAAACAAAATCCACAGTTAGGAAACGAAGGTTATCAGCTGACCGTTAAAACCAGTCAAATTCTGATCAGGGCCAATAAAGCAGCCGGCTTATACTATGGCGCACAGAGCCTGATACAGCTCTTCCCTAAAGAAATAGAAAGTAAAGAACCAGTAGCTGCACAAACCTGGTCTGCACCCTGCGTAGACATTACCGATTACCCGCGTGTAGGCTGGAGAGGCCTAATGCTGGATGTAGCCCGCCATTTCTTCACAAAAGAAGAAGTAAAACAATACATCAACACAATGGTTCGCTATAAGTATAACATACTTCATTTACACCTCACCGATGATGAAGGCTGGAGAATAGAAATCAAAGGTTTTCCAAAACTGACCGAAGTAGGCGCATGGAGCGTGAAGAAAACTGGAGAATTCGGAAATTTCATCCCACCTACACCAGATGAGCCCCGTACTTATGGTGGTTTTTATACCCAGGAGGATTTAAAAGAACTCATTCAATACGCACAGGATCGGTTTGTGAACATCATGCCGGAGATTGACGTCCCGGGTCATAGTTTAGCCGCCATAGCTTCTTACCCAGAGCTTTCCTGTACTTCAGGTGCAGAAAATTACCGTGTTCGCTCTGGCGAAAGAATCATGGACTGGTCAAGAGGAGCACCGCCAACCGCCTTGGTAGACAACACCCTTTGCCCGGCGAATGAAAAAGTATACAGCTTTTTAGATAGTGTGATTACCCAGGTAGCCGCATTGTTCCCATTCGAATATATCCACATGGGTGGGGATGAAGCCCCTTTTAACTTCTGGCAAAAGAGCGATGCCATTAAAGCATTGATGCAGAAAGAAGGATTAAAGAATATGCATCAGGTACAGGGCTATTTTGAAAAGCGAGTACAGGCAATTGTAGAATCCAAAGGTAAAAAGTTCATGGGATGGGATGAGATCATGGATGGGGATCTTTCTCCAAGTGCTGCAGTGATGAGCTGGAGAGGTGTAAAAAATGGAGCCGATGCTGCAATGAAAAAACATGAAGTGGTGATGAGTCCCAGTACTTATGCTTACCTGGATTATATGCAGGCCGACCAGATTACAGAACCAAGAGTATATGCTTCCCTACGTTTGAGTAAAGCCTACGAATTTGATCCCATTCCTGCAGGTGTGGATCCGAAATACATTAAAGGCGGACAAGCCAACCTATGGACAGAGCAGGTTACCAATATCCGTCAGGCCGAATACATGACCTGGCCAAGAGGGATGGCCATTGCGGAATCCGTATGGTCGCCTAAAGAAAAGAAAAACTGGGAGAACTTTTTTGGAAGAGTAGAACAGCACTTTCAGCGCCTGGATGTTGCGGAAACGAAATACGCGCCTAGTGTATATGACCCTATTTTTAAAGTCAGCAGGTCTGCCGATAAACAGCTGATCATTGAATTGAGCACGGAAATCACAGGACTGGATATTTATTACAGTTTCGACAACTCCTTCCCGGATCGCTTTTATCCGAAGTATACGGAAAAACTAACACCGCCAAAAGATGCAACGATGTTGAGAGTGATTACTTACAGAGGCAAACAGCCAATTGGAAGGATGATGAATATGCCAATAGAAGAGTTAAATAAAAGAGCAAGAAGATAA
- the dacB gene encoding D-alanyl-D-alanine carboxypeptidase/D-alanyl-D-alanine endopeptidase translates to MNIVRNIVFLSLILLQQLAQAQTPMEKLEQAYQILKDDGQAKHAIIGLCVLDANTGKLLLGKNEELGLATASTLKTITSATAFSMLGKDFQYQTTLAYSGQITPDGTLQGDLIIVGGGDPTLGSWRYENTKENYILQQWVTAIQRAGIKKIEGKIIGDDSIWGTQSTPDGWIWQDIGNYYGAGPSALSWRENQFDIHLKASNSKDQPVSILKVVPEMPYLKIINELKAGAEGSGDHAYSYLPPDGNLAYLRGTWALGISKPGVSTAVPNPAYDAAFRLQDTLKRIGIATLLPPTTARLLAVDQQTVPAVQQKLITISSPTLSEMVYWFNKKSVNLYGEHLLKTLAWKSGKLPTTANGAQTEINFWAQKGMDRRALNIVDGSGLSPATRVTPLAMAEILFQSQKETWFPDFYKSIPDNNGMKLKSGSIADVSAYAGYYTDKTGNKYVIVININNYNGSGINKKLFKVLDALK, encoded by the coding sequence ATGAATATTGTCAGAAACATTGTCTTTTTATCCCTGATCCTTTTACAGCAGCTTGCCCAGGCCCAAACTCCAATGGAAAAACTGGAACAAGCCTATCAGATATTAAAAGATGATGGTCAGGCAAAACATGCGATCATTGGCCTTTGCGTTCTGGACGCAAATACCGGAAAGCTATTGCTAGGCAAAAATGAAGAATTGGGCCTGGCCACAGCTTCCACTTTGAAAACCATTACTTCTGCAACGGCATTCAGCATGCTCGGCAAAGATTTCCAATACCAAACTACCCTTGCTTACAGCGGCCAGATTACTCCAGATGGCACTTTACAAGGAGACCTCATCATCGTTGGTGGCGGAGATCCTACCTTAGGCTCCTGGCGCTACGAAAACACTAAAGAAAATTACATCCTGCAGCAATGGGTAACAGCCATACAGCGCGCAGGAATTAAAAAAATTGAAGGTAAAATCATTGGTGACGACAGCATCTGGGGAACGCAAAGCACACCTGATGGCTGGATCTGGCAAGATATCGGCAATTATTACGGTGCCGGTCCATCCGCACTCAGCTGGCGCGAAAACCAGTTCGACATCCACCTGAAAGCCAGCAACTCTAAAGATCAACCGGTATCTATTTTAAAGGTAGTTCCGGAAATGCCTTACCTTAAAATCATAAATGAGTTGAAAGCTGGTGCTGAGGGCAGCGGTGACCATGCGTATTCCTACCTGCCTCCTGATGGCAACCTGGCCTACCTTCGCGGAACCTGGGCCTTGGGAATTTCCAAACCAGGTGTCTCTACTGCCGTACCTAACCCTGCTTATGACGCTGCATTTCGTTTACAGGATACCCTGAAAAGAATAGGTATTGCCACACTATTACCCCCAACTACTGCTAGACTGCTCGCTGTAGATCAGCAAACTGTACCCGCTGTTCAACAGAAACTAATCACGATCTCCTCTCCTACCTTATCGGAAATGGTGTATTGGTTCAATAAAAAAAGTGTCAATTTATACGGAGAACACCTGCTAAAAACATTGGCCTGGAAATCCGGCAAACTACCAACCACCGCCAATGGAGCACAAACAGAAATCAACTTCTGGGCGCAAAAAGGGATGGACAGACGTGCTTTGAACATTGTAGATGGCAGCGGACTATCGCCGGCCACCAGAGTCACCCCATTGGCCATGGCCGAAATCCTTTTTCAATCACAAAAAGAAACCTGGTTTCCAGACTTCTATAAATCAATCCCGGACAACAACGGCATGAAGTTAAAAAGTGGCAGCATTGCCGATGTTTCTGCCTATGCCGGATATTATACAGACAAAACAGGCAACAAATACGTCATCGTAATCAACATCAATAATTATAACGGATCAGGCATTAACAAGAAGCTATTCAAGGTACTGGATGCTTTAAAATAA
- a CDS encoding aspartate-semialdehyde dehydrogenase, whose translation MKIAVVGATGLVGTVMLKVLEERNFPLTELIPVASEKSVGKEITFKGKKYAIVNMDTAISMKPDIALFSAGGSTSLEHAPRFAEAGTTVIDNSSAWRMDPSKKLVVPEVNAHELSIDDKIIANPNCSTIQMVVALKPLHDKYKIKRVVVSTYQSVTGTGVKAVEQMMNERKGIMDGPMAYAYPIDLNVIPQIDVFEENGYTKEEMKMIKETNKIMGDDSIRLTATTVRIPVMGGHSESVNIQFDNEFDVIELRELLAKTPGIVVVDDIANLKYPMPKDAHEKDEVFVGRIRRDESMPNTVNLWIVADNLRKGAATNAVQIAEYLVKNELV comes from the coding sequence ATGAAAATTGCAGTTGTAGGCGCCACCGGTCTGGTAGGTACCGTAATGTTAAAAGTGTTAGAAGAGCGTAACTTCCCGTTGACCGAGTTAATTCCGGTTGCATCCGAAAAAAGTGTTGGTAAAGAAATCACTTTTAAGGGTAAGAAGTATGCGATTGTAAACATGGATACTGCAATTTCAATGAAACCTGATATTGCTTTATTCTCTGCAGGTGGCAGCACCTCATTAGAACATGCTCCACGTTTCGCTGAAGCAGGAACCACAGTAATTGACAACTCATCGGCATGGCGCATGGACCCATCTAAGAAATTAGTGGTACCAGAAGTGAATGCTCATGAATTATCTATTGATGATAAGATTATTGCCAATCCAAATTGCTCAACTATTCAAATGGTAGTGGCTTTAAAACCATTACATGATAAATATAAGATCAAACGTGTGGTAGTTTCAACTTACCAGTCTGTAACAGGAACTGGCGTTAAAGCAGTAGAGCAAATGATGAATGAACGTAAAGGCATCATGGATGGGCCAATGGCTTATGCTTACCCTATCGATTTAAACGTGATCCCTCAGATTGATGTTTTCGAAGAAAACGGATACACAAAAGAGGAGATGAAAATGATCAAGGAAACCAATAAAATTATGGGCGACGACAGTATCCGTTTAACAGCGACTACAGTTCGTATTCCAGTAATGGGTGGCCACTCTGAATCAGTAAATATCCAGTTTGATAACGAATTTGACGTCATCGAATTGAGAGAATTATTGGCTAAAACTCCAGGAATCGTTGTGGTAGATGATATTGCCAACCTGAAATACCCAATGCCAAAGGATGCTCATGAAAAAGATGAAGTATTTGTGGGAAGAATCAGACGTGATGAATCTATGCCAAACACGGTGAACCTTTGGATCGTTGCAGATAACCTTCGTAAAGGTGCAGCAACCAATGCGGTACAGATTGCAGAATACCTGGTTAAAAACGAACTGGTTTAA
- a CDS encoding sugar phosphate isomerase/epimerase family protein: protein MNSRRTFIKNAGMAAAGALLFPSFAHAFAKVKPVGLQLYTLREVIGKDPKGVIEQVAKAGYKQVETYGYSAKDGYFGMAPKAFKSLLDNNGLIAPSGHFGLDSFLKDGNQDELKIAIEGANALKMDFLTIPWMGENLRSSLDDYKKVAERLNQAAVICKKAGLKLAYHNHDFEFKKYDGKTGYEIMLTETDKNLVKFEMDLYWVVRSGNDPVAFFNKYPGRFPMWHVKDMDKANHGINTEVGTGAIDFKSFFKHAKQAGLKYAIVEQENFSKDPFVSIKQSFDYVSRELV, encoded by the coding sequence ATGAACTCTAGAAGAACATTTATAAAAAACGCAGGTATGGCTGCAGCAGGAGCCCTGTTGTTTCCTTCATTTGCACATGCCTTTGCTAAAGTAAAACCTGTCGGACTTCAACTGTACACTTTGAGAGAAGTGATCGGTAAAGACCCTAAAGGTGTGATTGAGCAAGTGGCTAAGGCAGGCTATAAGCAAGTAGAAACTTACGGTTACTCTGCAAAAGACGGTTATTTCGGTATGGCACCTAAAGCCTTCAAAAGCCTGTTGGATAACAATGGACTGATCGCACCTAGCGGACACTTTGGTTTGGATTCTTTCTTAAAAGACGGAAACCAGGACGAACTGAAAATTGCTATCGAAGGCGCAAACGCACTGAAGATGGATTTCCTAACCATTCCATGGATGGGTGAAAACTTAAGATCAAGCCTTGATGATTACAAAAAAGTTGCGGAACGCCTAAACCAGGCTGCCGTAATCTGTAAGAAAGCAGGATTAAAACTGGCTTACCATAACCATGATTTTGAATTCAAGAAATATGATGGCAAAACAGGATATGAGATAATGCTGACTGAAACTGACAAAAATCTTGTAAAATTTGAAATGGACTTATACTGGGTAGTAAGATCTGGTAATGACCCGGTTGCTTTCTTCAATAAATATCCAGGACGTTTCCCAATGTGGCATGTGAAGGACATGGACAAAGCGAACCATGGCATCAATACAGAGGTTGGTACCGGTGCAATTGATTTTAAATCTTTCTTTAAACATGCCAAACAGGCAGGATTGAAGTATGCCATCGTGGAACAAGAGAATTTCTCCAAGGATCCATTTGTTAGCATTAAGCAAAGCTTTGATTACGTAAGTCGCGAATTGGTTTAA
- a CDS encoding hydroxypyruvate isomerase family protein gives MAEELSRRSALKNIVAGTAALGVSAALPSFAMEPYQSTALKGNVNHSVCQWCFGDMELDALCIEAKKIGIKAIDLVGPAGWPTLKKHGLDSSMCNGAEINLVDGWNDPKFHATLIKNYSEMIPKVAAAGYKQLICFSGNRRGKDDETGLNNCVEGLKQVIGIAEKHHVVLVMELLNSKVDHTDYQCDTTKWGAELAKRLGSENFKLLYDIYHMQIDEGNVISNIKKYHPYISHYHTAGVPGRNEIDDTQELFYPAIIKAILATGFKGYLAQEFIPKYKDKIKSLRDAVNICDV, from the coding sequence ATGGCCGAAGAATTAAGCAGGAGATCTGCATTGAAAAACATAGTTGCCGGAACCGCCGCTTTAGGCGTTTCGGCAGCATTGCCAAGTTTTGCTATGGAGCCTTATCAGTCTACCGCATTAAAAGGAAATGTAAACCATTCAGTATGTCAATGGTGTTTCGGTGATATGGAATTAGATGCCCTGTGTATCGAAGCCAAAAAGATAGGAATTAAGGCGATCGACCTGGTTGGTCCTGCCGGCTGGCCTACTTTAAAGAAGCATGGTTTGGACTCTTCCATGTGTAATGGCGCAGAAATTAACCTTGTGGATGGATGGAATGATCCTAAATTTCATGCAACATTAATTAAAAATTACTCGGAAATGATTCCGAAAGTTGCCGCAGCAGGTTATAAACAACTGATCTGTTTCAGTGGAAACCGACGCGGAAAAGATGACGAAACCGGCCTCAACAATTGTGTAGAAGGCCTGAAACAAGTGATCGGTATTGCCGAAAAACACCATGTAGTTTTAGTAATGGAATTGCTGAACAGCAAAGTTGACCATACTGATTATCAGTGCGACACCACCAAATGGGGAGCTGAACTGGCCAAAAGACTGGGCTCAGAAAACTTCAAATTGCTGTACGACATTTACCACATGCAGATCGATGAGGGTAACGTCATCAGCAACATCAAAAAATACCATCCATACATCTCTCATTATCATACTGCGGGTGTTCCCGGAAGAAATGAAATAGACGATACTCAAGAGTTGTTTTATCCTGCAATTATAAAAGCTATATTAGCAACGGGATTTAAAGGTTATCTGGCGCAGGAATTCATTCCTAAGTATAAAGATAAAATCAAATCTCTAAGAGACGCCGTAAATATTTGTGACGTATAA
- a CDS encoding nucleoside permease encodes MNLNNRIKLSFMMFLEFFIWGAWFVTLGTFLGNNLNATGGQSASVFSTQSWGAIIAPFIIGLIADRYFNAEKILGVLHLIGAVLMYQMYNATDISVFYPYVLAYMILFMPTLALVNSVSFNQMKDPEKEFSTIRVFGTIGWIVAGLLISFYFHWDTAEGAKAGLLKNTFLMAGIASLVMGLFSFALPKTPPKAVAGEKVKISDILGLDALKLLKDKNFAIFFVSSILICIPLAFYYQNAHPFLSNVGVQDPTGKMTIGQISEVLFLLLLPVFFTKFGFKKTILVGMLAWCLRYALFAYGNAGDLGFMLIIGIALHGICYDFFFVSGQIYTNSIAGDKYKSSAQGLITLATYGVGMLIGFEVAGYITDTYKLADGSFDWKMVWIIPSGIALVVFLLFAVFFTDKKKVETQVNL; translated from the coding sequence ATGAACCTTAACAACCGCATCAAACTGTCATTCATGATGTTCCTGGAGTTTTTCATCTGGGGCGCATGGTTTGTGACACTAGGTACCTTCCTGGGGAACAACCTCAATGCAACAGGTGGCCAGTCGGCATCAGTATTCTCTACCCAAAGCTGGGGCGCAATCATTGCTCCTTTCATCATTGGACTGATTGCTGACCGTTATTTTAACGCAGAAAAGATCCTTGGTGTGCTGCACTTAATCGGTGCCGTACTCATGTATCAAATGTATAATGCCACAGACATCAGCGTATTTTACCCTTATGTACTGGCTTACATGATTCTGTTTATGCCTACCCTGGCCTTAGTCAACTCAGTTTCCTTCAATCAGATGAAAGATCCTGAAAAAGAATTCTCTACTATTAGGGTATTTGGAACGATCGGATGGATTGTTGCTGGTTTATTGATCAGTTTCTACTTCCACTGGGATACTGCAGAAGGTGCAAAAGCAGGTTTGCTTAAAAATACTTTCTTAATGGCAGGTATTGCTTCCTTAGTGATGGGGCTGTTTAGCTTTGCCTTGCCAAAAACACCGCCAAAAGCTGTTGCTGGTGAGAAAGTAAAAATCTCAGACATCCTTGGTTTAGATGCGTTAAAATTATTAAAAGATAAAAACTTCGCGATTTTCTTTGTCTCTTCAATTTTGATTTGTATCCCTCTGGCTTTCTATTATCAGAATGCACACCCTTTCCTATCTAATGTAGGCGTGCAGGATCCAACAGGAAAAATGACGATCGGACAAATTTCTGAAGTATTGTTCCTGTTATTGCTTCCGGTATTCTTTACGAAATTCGGTTTTAAGAAAACGATTCTGGTAGGTATGCTGGCATGGTGCTTACGTTACGCCCTTTTTGCGTACGGAAATGCTGGTGATTTAGGCTTTATGCTGATCATTGGTATTGCCCTTCATGGAATTTGCTATGACTTCTTCTTTGTATCAGGACAGATTTACACCAACTCTATTGCAGGTGATAAATACAAAAGTTCTGCACAGGGACTGATTACTTTAGCAACTTATGGTGTAGGAATGCTAATCGGTTTTGAAGTAGCTGGATACATTACAGATACCTATAAACTCGCCGATGGCTCATTCGATTGGAAAATGGTATGGATCATTCCTTCAGGAATCGCATTAGTGGTATTCTTATTGTTTGCTGTTTTCTTCACTGATAAGAAAAAAGTAGAAACTCAGGTAAATCTATAA
- a CDS encoding 3-keto-disaccharide hydrolase — MKPYIFSAILLTAVFAASNSHAQSKSKGFTKLFDGKTTKGWHTYGQDTAGEKWEVTDGTLHFNPKAGNKGGGDLVTDKEYSNFHLKIDWKVAPKANSGIIFYVHEDKPKYGATYSTGLEMQVLDNEGHPDGKITKHRSGDLYDLIKSNSEPVKPVGEWNTAEIISKNGKLELKLNGVKVVQTTLWDDQFKALVAGSKFANWEGFATFKTGKIALQDHGDEVWFRNILIKEL; from the coding sequence ATGAAACCATATATCTTCTCAGCGATACTGCTTACCGCAGTATTCGCTGCAAGCAATAGTCATGCGCAATCCAAAAGCAAAGGATTTACCAAACTTTTTGATGGTAAAACAACCAAAGGATGGCATACTTACGGCCAGGATACCGCAGGTGAAAAATGGGAAGTGACAGATGGTACGCTTCATTTTAACCCTAAAGCTGGAAATAAAGGTGGTGGCGATTTAGTGACCGATAAAGAATATAGCAACTTCCACTTGAAAATCGACTGGAAAGTAGCACCAAAAGCGAATAGTGGAATTATTTTTTATGTTCATGAAGACAAGCCAAAGTATGGAGCTACCTATAGCACAGGCTTGGAAATGCAGGTATTAGACAATGAAGGTCACCCGGATGGAAAAATCACCAAACATCGTTCAGGAGATCTTTATGACCTGATTAAGAGCAACTCAGAGCCAGTTAAACCTGTCGGAGAATGGAATACTGCAGAGATCATCAGCAAAAATGGTAAATTGGAGCTAAAATTAAATGGGGTAAAAGTAGTACAAACTACCCTTTGGGACGACCAGTTTAAAGCGCTGGTTGCCGGCAGTAAGTTTGCAAATTGGGAAGGTTTTGCTACATTCAAGACCGGAAAAATTGCTTTGCAAGATCATGGTGATGAGGTATGGTTCCGCAACATCCTGATTAAAGAGCTTTAA